The Patescibacteria group bacterium DNA window TTTATTGTTAAAAAAGAAGTTCAATTTTAATCGCCATGTTTTTATTTTTATGTAAATGTTTTCTCGGATTGATTCTCGCTATGCTTTTATTGGGAGTGGCGCGGACGTTATTTCTCGAGCATTCGGACAATCAAGCAAAATTTTCAGCGGGAAAATTTCCGAGTGTGGCGCCCGAAGGTTTTTTCAAGGGCACGGTTCCGGGCTACAGCGTTTCGTGGAAAGGAAAAAAATTTTCAGCGGCAGAAAGCAGTGGGATCAATCTTTTTGACGATGGCAATGGTGGTCAAAAAGAACGGTATCCTTTTGTGACAAGTGAAGGCAAGGGCGTGCACGATAAAAGTCTTGAAGTTTTGAAAATTGATTACAACATTTCGGCAAATCCGCTTTGGTTGCGACCAATTTTAGATGAGATTGTCGAGGTTTCTCCTGAGCATTTTCTTGGAAAAGTGCACGTGAGGATTATCCCGGGATTTCCATTTACTCTCGCTTTTTTCGAGCTTCAAAAATAATCTGAAAAGTTTTAGTGCGCCAAGGCGATTGATAAAATTTTTCGAGCGCCCGCGCGCCGGAGCGCGCGGGCGGCTTCGTCAAACGTTGCGCCGGTTGTAGTGACGTCGTCAAAAAGAATAATATTTTTTCCTGAAATTTTTTCAGGATCGGACACCTCGAAACAACCTGAAAGATTTTCCAGCCGTTCTGAGCGATTCTTTTTGGTTTGACTGACCGTATCTTTATTTTTTACTAAAAGATTTTTTTCATATTGAAAAAAATTTCCACCATCTTTGCTGTACACCAAATCAGTGACTAGTTCGCACTGATTAAAACCGCGCTCAGCTCGGCGAGTTTTTGAGAGGGGAATGGGAATTAAAATTGGTTTACCAAAGGCTTCAAATATTTCTCGCTCGCTCAACTCCTCCGCCAGTTCATCATAGAGACATTCCGCGAAAAGGTGCGCCACTTTTTTATTTCCTCGATATTTTAGTTCCCAAATCATTTGTTTTATCAAAAGATTTTTGTAGTCAAAGATGGCAGTGGTATCTTTCGGTAAATTTCCGGAATTTTTAAGCGTTAGCTTTTTTAAATTCTCCGGAGTGAGCGCGTCGATCTCTTTTAAGATTTTTGACTGCGGCAAGAGAAGCTCGAGAATATAGATGAAAAGTTTTTTCATGTCATGTTATACTAATATATACGGCTGAGTATGCAATCTGATATGTTTCGGTTGATCAAACTCTTCTTTTTCATTTTCTATGGACAATCCTTTAAAAACTATTCTCAATTTGTTTAAAAAGTCCGGCGATTCCGTTTTAGGTATTGATATTGGCGCATCCTCGATCAAGGTGGTTCAAGTGAGAAAGAAAGCTGGGCAAGCGGTGCTTGAAACCTACGGTGAATTGGCGCTTGGACCCTACGCTGGTTTTGAAGTTGGTCGCGCTACCCATTTGCCGACGGATAAAATTATCGAAGCGATGGGGGATGTGCTTCGTGAAGCAAACACAACCACTAAACGATGCGGCGTTTCTATTCCTCTTTCTTCAAGTTTGGTTTCGCTTATTGAAATGCCTTCTATTCCAACAGCCCAGCTCGCGCAAATGGTTCCGCTCGAAGCTCGAAAATATATTCCGGTGCCGGTTAGTGAAATTACGCTCGACTGGTGGGTGATTCCCAAAGAAGAAAGCAAGGTGTTTACCTCAGAGCCGACTGACGCTCCACTCGGCGCATCGGCATTGAAGCCCACGACGGAAAAAATAAATGTTTTGGTTGTGGCTATTCACAATGAGGCCATCAATAAATATCAGGACATTGTTTCAAAAAGCATGTTGGACTCTTCTTTTTTCGAGATTGAAATTTTCAGTTCCATGAGATCAGTATTGCGTGAGGAAAATGCTACGGCGATGATTTTTGATTTTGGCGCTGGATCAACCAAGCTCTACATTATCGACCGCGGCATTGTCAGAGTTTCTCACACGATCAATCGCGGTTCGCAAGACATTACGCTTGCCATGTCGCGGGCGCTCAACATCTCAGTTCCGGAAGCAGAAAATATTAAACGAACTTCCGGTTTGGGTTATCAAGGTGGTGGTGTGGATATCACACAAGTTATTTCTGCGAGCCTCAACTTCGTGCTTTCTGAAGCCAGCAGAGTATTGGTGACGTATGAAAAACGCTACAACAAAACGTTAAATAGCGTGGTGTTGACGGGAGGAGGTTCCAACTTGAAAGGTTTTTTTGAAATGGCTAGAGACAATTTCCAAATTCCAGTGGTGATGGCTGATCCGTTTTCGCGACTGCAATCGCCGCCGTTTCTTGATCCGGTACTCAAGGGCGCTGGGCCAGAATTTGCCGTGGCGATTGGTGTGGCGTTGCGTCGGTTGCAAGAAACTGCGTAAGGAAGTAGGTTAGCCCGCCTGAACGACTGAGACCGTTCAGTTGGGCGGGTAAGTTAGTAGGTAGAGGGTAGAAAAAACAAAACTAATGGCCGCGACTCTGTCGCGGCCATTATTTATTCGGGTTTCCCCGTTCCTTGTGTTCCCCGCCCGTACCGAAACGTTACGTTCGGGCGGGCATGATCCATGTTCTGTGATTCTGGAAGTTATCCCCACCTCTCTTCTCTTCAAAAAAGTGCTACAATACTGAATAATATGGACTTTTTCTATACAGAAAAAAGGAGATTTTTACGTACGATTCTACCCCTGTTAATCTTTTCAATCCTTTTCTTTCCTTCTCCCTCGAATGCCTCGGGACCTTCGGTGAATACACCTTCGGCTAACGCTGTATTAGCTGATACTACTCCCTCAGTTCTCTCTACCGTAGCGCAACAAGTTTACACTGGGGTTAACTCGTTCTTCTGCTCTCTCGGAAGTTTGTTTGGTGCTTGTGGAACTACTAAAACTACTACCGTTGTTACACCTTCTCTTCCAACTG harbors:
- a CDS encoding phosphoribosyltransferase family protein; the protein is MKKLFIYILELLLPQSKILKEIDALTPENLKKLTLKNSGNLPKDTTAIFDYKNLLIKQMIWELKYRGNKKVAHLFAECLYDELAEELSEREIFEAFGKPILIPIPLSKTRRAERGFNQCELVTDLVYSKDGGNFFQYEKNLLVKNKDTVSQTKKNRSERLENLSGCFEVSDPEKISGKNIILFDDVTTTGATFDEAARALRRAGARKILSIALAH
- the pilM gene encoding type IV pilus assembly protein PilM — translated: MDNPLKTILNLFKKSGDSVLGIDIGASSIKVVQVRKKAGQAVLETYGELALGPYAGFEVGRATHLPTDKIIEAMGDVLREANTTTKRCGVSIPLSSSLVSLIEMPSIPTAQLAQMVPLEARKYIPVPVSEITLDWWVIPKEESKVFTSEPTDAPLGASALKPTTEKINVLVVAIHNEAINKYQDIVSKSMLDSSFFEIEIFSSMRSVLREENATAMIFDFGAGSTKLYIIDRGIVRVSHTINRGSQDITLAMSRALNISVPEAENIKRTSGLGYQGGGVDITQVISASLNFVLSEASRVLVTYEKRYNKTLNSVVLTGGGSNLKGFFEMARDNFQIPVVMADPFSRLQSPPFLDPVLKGAGPEFAVAIGVALRRLQETA